One region of Epilithonimonas zeae genomic DNA includes:
- a CDS encoding tetratricopeptide repeat protein, protein MKTLLFIFFLMSSQAVFGQSENNVKLEEQITSADRMAFVNPDSALTTLKKLEPKIDGGRLKSKFLLAKGSAYSVKHLSSDALKCGFESLNNSQKGKDSLMMINALGFIGNQYYILKLNKKAINYLNKAETIIDYLNDDSLQQVTANIYFVKALIYKDNLDSEFAIRYFDKAINEYKKSKDKSTLLNVNITKMQKGYSLIDIGRADEAESIYLEVVKETEFHKISELYPYAKIGLAAVYESKKQFEKANKILLEAEKQIRNTSNIGMLTEVYDALSQNYLGQNDKEKYFYYSQKLENHLLQNDEIEKKSFSDLLNKNIESRDLELENNQRLFGIFIILIFLIVLGSLFYIKKRINQLKSVNN, encoded by the coding sequence ATGAAAACTTTATTATTTATTTTCTTTTTGATGAGTTCTCAGGCTGTTTTTGGACAATCGGAAAATAATGTGAAGCTGGAAGAGCAAATAACATCAGCAGACAGAATGGCTTTTGTAAATCCTGATTCTGCATTGACTACATTGAAAAAATTGGAGCCCAAAATAGATGGTGGAAGACTAAAAAGTAAATTCTTACTCGCAAAAGGAAGTGCTTATTCGGTAAAACACCTTTCCTCGGATGCGCTCAAATGTGGCTTCGAATCTCTCAATAATTCACAAAAAGGAAAGGATTCTTTGATGATGATTAATGCGCTGGGATTCATTGGAAATCAGTATTATATCCTTAAGCTCAACAAAAAAGCGATTAATTACCTCAACAAAGCGGAAACGATTATCGATTACCTCAATGATGACTCTTTACAGCAGGTTACAGCGAATATCTATTTTGTTAAAGCATTGATTTACAAAGATAATCTGGATTCTGAGTTTGCAATTCGGTATTTTGATAAAGCGATTAACGAATATAAGAAGAGCAAAGATAAAAGCACTTTGCTGAATGTCAATATCACTAAAATGCAAAAAGGCTATTCTCTAATCGATATTGGAAGGGCTGACGAGGCGGAAAGTATTTATTTGGAAGTAGTTAAAGAAACTGAATTTCACAAAATTTCAGAACTTTATCCATATGCTAAGATTGGGCTCGCTGCTGTTTACGAAAGTAAAAAGCAATTTGAGAAAGCTAATAAAATTTTGTTAGAAGCTGAAAAACAAATAAGGAATACTTCTAACATAGGAATGTTGACAGAAGTTTATGATGCATTGAGTCAAAATTATCTCGGGCAAAATGATAAGGAGAAATATTTCTATTACAGCCAGAAACTAGAAAATCATCTGCTTCAAAATGATGAGATAGAAAAAAAATCTTTCTCAGATCTGTTAAATAAAAATATAGAATCTCGGGATTTGGAATTAGAAAATAATCAAAGATTATTCGGTATATTTATTATTTTGATATTTTTAATTGTATTAGGAAGTTTATTTTACATCAAAAAAAGAATAAATCAACTGAAATCGGTAAATAATTGA
- a CDS encoding thiamine diphosphokinase encodes MRNKALLFINGDSPKSIPNLSGYDLIACTDGAFHYLKQLKFPLDKLSFISGDFDSHTIEEEIIKQSENHQFEIIETPDQNKTDFHKALEIIIEKGFENIDVYGGSGGEQDHFLGNLSVAFAFKDKLNLRFFDEYSSYYFIPKDFSISGVKDKMISLMPFPIAKSIETVGLKWPLYQEDLILGERIGTRNVADSQEVSIQYKEGDLLIFIQK; translated from the coding sequence ATGAGAAATAAAGCCCTTCTTTTCATCAACGGAGATTCTCCGAAATCCATTCCCAATTTGTCAGGTTATGATTTGATTGCTTGCACAGATGGTGCATTTCATTATTTGAAACAATTGAAATTTCCTTTAGACAAACTTAGCTTTATTTCCGGTGATTTCGATTCTCATACAATTGAAGAAGAGATTATTAAACAGTCTGAGAATCATCAATTTGAAATTATAGAAACGCCTGACCAGAACAAAACAGATTTTCATAAAGCTTTGGAAATCATTATAGAAAAAGGTTTTGAAAATATTGATGTTTATGGCGGTAGTGGAGGAGAACAAGACCACTTTCTGGGGAATCTAAGTGTTGCTTTTGCTTTTAAAGATAAGTTGAACCTTAGGTTTTTTGATGAATATTCGTCCTATTATTTTATTCCTAAAGATTTTTCAATTTCTGGTGTGAAGGATAAAATGATTTCGTTAATGCCTTTCCCTATTGCAAAAAGCATCGAAACAGTTGGTTTGAAATGGCCTTTGTATCAGGAAGATTTAATACTCGGAGAAAGAATCGGCACGAGAAATGTTGCAGATAGCCAGGAAGTTTCAATCCAATATAAAGAAGGCGATTTGCTGATTTTTATCCAGAAATAG
- a CDS encoding arginine decarboxylase has protein sequence MKIKYSELIDQTLYFPTEEFSVEENNLKFHDINLMEVVEKFGTPLKFNYLPKISQNIERAKFWFKEAFEKNDYQKNYRYCYCTKSSHFAFVVEEALKNDISLETSSAYDMDIVKSLYDKGKVAKDIEVICNGFKTDDYLAKISELINNGFENITPILDNYRELDKLTESIDRTFDIGIRIASEEEPKFEFYTSRLGIGYKDIIPYYSQKIAEHPNARLKMLHFFINTGIKDTAYYWNELYKCLRVYARLKKIAPEVDSLNIGGGFPIKTSLNFDYDYAYMVNEIVSQIKKFCEEEGVEEPNIYTEFGSFTVGESGGHLYKIISQKRQNDREKWNMIDSSFMTTLPDTWAISRHFIMLPLNRWDDSYERVFLGGLTCDSDDYYNSEQHTNAIYLPVFNETKPLYIGFFHTGAYQETIGGYGGVHHCLMPQPKHILIDKDEDGNFTYELFREEQKPEDVLKLLGY, from the coding sequence ATGAAAATAAAATATTCTGAACTAATTGACCAAACGCTTTATTTTCCGACTGAGGAATTCAGTGTAGAAGAAAATAATCTGAAGTTCCACGACATCAATCTGATGGAAGTTGTGGAAAAATTCGGGACTCCTTTGAAGTTCAATTATTTACCAAAAATATCTCAGAATATAGAAAGGGCAAAATTCTGGTTCAAAGAAGCTTTTGAAAAGAACGATTATCAGAAAAATTACAGATATTGCTACTGCACAAAGTCCAGTCATTTTGCGTTTGTTGTAGAGGAAGCGTTGAAAAATGATATCAGTCTGGAGACATCTTCTGCTTACGATATGGATATCGTGAAATCGCTTTACGACAAAGGAAAAGTGGCTAAAGATATTGAAGTAATTTGTAACGGTTTCAAAACTGATGATTATTTAGCAAAAATTTCGGAGCTAATTAATAATGGTTTCGAAAATATTACACCGATTCTTGATAACTACAGAGAGTTGGATAAGCTAACGGAAAGCATTGATAGAACTTTTGACATCGGAATCAGAATTGCTTCTGAGGAAGAACCGAAGTTCGAATTTTATACCTCGAGATTAGGAATCGGCTACAAGGATATCATTCCTTATTACAGTCAAAAAATTGCTGAACATCCGAATGCTAGGCTGAAAATGCTTCACTTTTTCATCAATACCGGAATCAAAGACACGGCTTATTATTGGAACGAATTGTACAAATGTCTTCGCGTCTATGCTAGATTGAAAAAGATTGCGCCGGAAGTTGACTCGTTGAATATCGGTGGTGGTTTCCCAATTAAAACATCCTTGAATTTTGATTACGATTATGCTTATATGGTGAACGAAATTGTATCCCAAATCAAAAAATTCTGCGAAGAAGAAGGTGTTGAAGAACCTAATATCTATACAGAATTTGGAAGCTTTACAGTTGGGGAAAGTGGTGGTCATCTTTATAAAATTATTTCTCAGAAACGTCAGAACGACAGAGAAAAATGGAATATGATTGACTCATCTTTTATGACAACTTTGCCTGATACTTGGGCGATTTCCCGTCACTTTATTATGTTGCCATTGAACCGTTGGGATGATTCTTATGAGAGAGTTTTTCTTGGTGGGCTGACTTGTGATTCAGATGATTACTATAATTCTGAACAACACACGAATGCGATCTATCTTCCTGTTTTCAATGAAACAAAACCTTTGTACATTGGTTTTTTCCACACAGGCGCTTATCAGGAAACTATTGGTGGTTATGGCGGTGTTCATCACTGTCTGATGCCTCAGCCAAAACATATTCTGATTGATAAGGATGAAGACGGAAACTTCACTTACGAACTATTCCGAGAAGAACAAAAACCGGAAGATGTCTTGAAACTTTTGGGATATTAA
- a CDS encoding winged helix-turn-helix transcriptional regulator gives MKIKCCKTNLLAVQDTMDILKGRWKVQIIAALCYDKMRFSDLQKEIVGVSAKMLSSELKDLEINQLVTRTVLNTQPISVEYALTDYGRTLKKIIENLAEWGVEHRKKIIGKVLEN, from the coding sequence ATGAAAATTAAATGTTGTAAAACCAATCTTCTCGCCGTTCAGGACACGATGGATATTTTGAAAGGAAGATGGAAAGTCCAAATCATTGCGGCGCTTTGTTATGATAAAATGCGCTTCTCGGATTTGCAAAAGGAGATTGTAGGTGTTTCCGCAAAAATGCTAAGCAGTGAACTGAAGGATTTAGAAATCAATCAATTGGTGACGAGAACAGTTCTCAATACGCAACCGATAAGTGTAGAATACGCCTTGACAGACTATGGAAGAACGTTGAAAAAAATCATTGAGAATCTTGCAGAATGGGGAGTTGAGCATAGAAAAAAGATTATCGGAAAAGTATTAGAGAATTAG
- a CDS encoding GEVED domain-containing protein, whose amino-acid sequence MKLKNAFFASLFLSGMLSAQTISINTEVPGNPAAANSIYEYWYWAYGIQVTGSGFAANSAIKFTSVDPQGGLRSLSSTTDASGNVTFQFNGWTNVSPLGYYTLNVEDASGKTASGNYTVIKDPKQVITGEAAPGEFKMGDFVSGTKIKVKNLVPYGQVKINVGDPASNGWELNKDEEMYADENGELSIDFNSNSRLFAPAGMVPLQPVEGNWVLSYNDWSGEGLKGSTKIRVLPNNPNNSSYCSVSATTSEPITSVTFADISNASDPNASSSYENFLSKVGNLERGKEYKITVQGNTTGSWKVSTFTAFIDWNQNGTLDNANEIYRIGFVKGSTGMDDQFAELIIKVPEDAVVGNTRLRLLKVNSPSTFAMFWPTGACGNYNNGQVEDYTLKVTEALATGETSLNKVQLYPNPVKDVLTVSSNKKVNSISVYNTAGQLVKTVQNANTVNMNNLSAGVYVVKTDVEGKTETSKVIKK is encoded by the coding sequence ATGAAATTGAAAAACGCTTTTTTTGCTTCTTTATTTTTATCGGGAATGTTATCTGCACAAACGATATCAATTAATACAGAAGTGCCAGGTAATCCTGCTGCAGCAAATAGTATATATGAATATTGGTATTGGGCTTACGGTATCCAGGTGACCGGAAGTGGTTTTGCAGCCAATTCTGCAATCAAATTTACATCGGTTGATCCGCAAGGTGGTTTAAGAAGTTTATCTTCTACAACAGACGCGAGTGGAAATGTGACGTTCCAGTTCAATGGTTGGACCAATGTTTCGCCATTAGGATATTATACTCTTAATGTTGAAGATGCTTCCGGAAAAACGGCTTCCGGAAATTATACGGTTATCAAAGATCCTAAACAGGTGATTACTGGTGAAGCTGCTCCTGGAGAATTCAAAATGGGAGATTTTGTTTCGGGAACTAAGATTAAAGTGAAAAATTTGGTTCCTTATGGTCAGGTTAAAATTAATGTTGGTGATCCTGCATCTAATGGCTGGGAACTGAATAAAGATGAAGAAATGTATGCAGATGAAAATGGAGAATTGAGTATTGATTTCAATTCCAATTCCAGACTTTTTGCGCCTGCAGGAATGGTTCCGCTTCAGCCTGTAGAAGGTAACTGGGTATTGAGCTATAACGATTGGTCTGGAGAAGGCTTGAAAGGAAGTACAAAAATAAGAGTATTGCCAAACAACCCAAATAATTCGTCTTATTGTTCAGTTTCAGCAACTACATCTGAGCCAATTACGTCTGTAACTTTTGCAGATATTTCTAACGCTTCTGATCCTAATGCCAGCAGTTCTTACGAAAATTTCCTTTCTAAAGTTGGAAATCTTGAAAGAGGTAAAGAATATAAAATCACAGTGCAGGGAAATACTACTGGATCTTGGAAAGTGAGCACTTTTACTGCCTTTATCGATTGGAATCAGAATGGAACACTTGATAATGCAAACGAAATCTACAGAATCGGTTTTGTGAAAGGAAGTACAGGGATGGATGATCAATTCGCTGAATTGATAATTAAAGTTCCTGAGGATGCAGTAGTTGGAAATACAAGGTTGAGACTTCTAAAAGTTAATTCACCTTCGACTTTTGCAATGTTCTGGCCAACCGGCGCTTGTGGCAACTATAATAATGGACAAGTTGAGGATTATACATTAAAAGTTACGGAAGCATTAGCAACTGGGGAAACTTCTTTGAACAAAGTTCAGTTGTATCCAAATCCGGTTAAAGATGTATTGACAGTTTCTTCAAACAAAAAAGTGAATTCGATTTCAGTTTACAATACTGCTGGACAATTGGTAAAAACAGTTCAGAACGCCAACACGGTTAATATGAACAATCTATCTGCTGGCGTTTATGTTGTTAAAACTGATGTTGAAGGGAAAACAGAGACTTCTAAAGTCATCAAGAAATAA
- a CDS encoding helix-turn-helix domain-containing protein encodes MWKKVFSLLVFLMLAVTANSQITDAQNLTKDVEALMYSDPEKALKTAHYIVANQSFGSVDDVYNACLLQAEIYINLERYNDAVVKLIAADRLSLNVNSDFFKAKNEYLIAKIYQIIGFQKSVSHSILELDDLSKSLKDEEKKVVELWKAELEIRTLVAGKKYKEALALIQKNQNLQSDLYPTFAMQLNQIQSEIKNQPSKIDFKDNSYFKFLSDINLLKSKIKTKDFQESDLLALKKQNPQYGDVFYKDLYKYWSQEVCNAGNAEDCFRVKKEFIRLLKLSISDLQNARVNIINLIDQKEKQINLSEKDFQNKILFALFVIGFLSVIGYLIYFLVLKNRIKMVNSEIEKRNISDEYEQKLSDQLKDFQASNVFVIPEKTENLILSKLDIFEKSKEVTNPQLSLAVLAKRLDTNSKYLSEIINKHKQKNFNNYLNELRVKYIVDKLENNPEYLQYKTSYLAEEAGFASRTTFTTIFKNVTGTSPSQFIDQLKNK; translated from the coding sequence ATGTGGAAAAAGGTCTTTTCTTTGTTGGTTTTTTTGATGTTGGCAGTCACTGCTAACTCGCAGATTACTGATGCGCAGAACCTGACCAAAGATGTAGAAGCATTAATGTATTCTGACCCTGAAAAAGCATTGAAAACGGCACACTATATTGTTGCCAATCAAAGTTTTGGAAGTGTAGATGATGTTTATAATGCTTGTCTTTTACAGGCAGAGATTTACATTAATCTTGAAAGATATAATGATGCTGTCGTAAAATTGATTGCTGCCGACAGGCTTTCTCTCAATGTCAATAGCGATTTTTTCAAAGCTAAAAACGAGTATCTTATTGCCAAAATTTATCAGATAATAGGGTTTCAGAAATCTGTTTCTCATTCTATTTTGGAGCTTGATGATTTGTCAAAATCATTGAAAGATGAGGAGAAAAAAGTAGTGGAACTTTGGAAAGCTGAGTTGGAGATCCGGACTCTGGTTGCAGGGAAAAAATATAAAGAAGCTCTGGCTTTGATTCAGAAAAATCAAAATCTACAATCTGATTTGTATCCTACTTTTGCGATGCAGCTTAATCAGATTCAGTCAGAAATAAAAAATCAGCCGAGTAAAATTGATTTTAAAGATAATTCTTATTTCAAATTTTTATCTGATATTAATCTCCTGAAATCAAAAATTAAAACTAAAGATTTTCAGGAATCAGATTTGCTGGCGCTCAAAAAACAAAATCCCCAATATGGAGATGTTTTCTACAAAGATTTGTACAAATATTGGTCTCAGGAAGTTTGTAACGCAGGAAATGCAGAAGACTGTTTCCGGGTAAAAAAAGAATTTATCAGGCTGTTGAAGCTTTCAATTTCTGATTTACAGAATGCACGCGTCAATATCATCAACCTTATCGACCAAAAGGAAAAACAAATTAATCTCTCGGAAAAAGATTTTCAAAACAAAATTCTATTTGCCTTATTTGTCATCGGATTTTTATCGGTTATAGGCTATCTAATTTACTTTTTAGTGTTAAAAAATAGAATTAAAATGGTTAATTCTGAAATAGAAAAACGAAATATTTCTGATGAATATGAACAGAAGTTGAGTGATCAATTGAAAGATTTTCAGGCAAGTAACGTATTCGTAATTCCGGAAAAAACCGAAAATCTGATTCTTTCCAAATTGGATATTTTCGAAAAATCCAAGGAAGTGACCAATCCACAATTGTCTTTGGCAGTTTTGGCAAAACGCTTGGATACGAACTCAAAATATCTTTCGGAAATCATCAATAAACATAAACAGAAAAATTTCAATAATTATCTTAATGAACTGAGAGTTAAATATATAGTTGATAAGTTGGAAAATAATCCGGAATATCTGCAATATAAAACAAGCTATTTGGCGGAAGAAGCTGGTTTCGCATCCAGAACTACTTTTACTACAATTTTCAAAAATGTGACAGGAACGAGTCCGTCGCAATTCATCGACCAACTGAAAAATAAATAA
- a CDS encoding nitroreductase family protein, producing the protein MSLLEDLNWRYATKKMNGQAVPQDKVDYIVEAARLAPSSSGLQPYRLFVISNKELLEKIQPIAFDQAQITDGSHLLVWAAWDGYSHNSISEVFEKTTSERGIPKETMDDYKTRLWGMYEPLGNEWHATHAAKQAYISFGLAIAAAAEQKVDATPMEGFNNQALDELLGFADKGLKSVVILPLGYREESGDWLLNLKKYRTPKDEFVTEIK; encoded by the coding sequence ATGAGTTTATTAGAAGACTTAAATTGGCGTTACGCAACCAAAAAAATGAACGGACAAGCCGTTCCTCAAGATAAAGTAGACTACATTGTAGAAGCTGCAAGATTAGCGCCTTCTTCATCTGGTTTACAACCTTACAGATTATTTGTCATCTCGAACAAAGAATTATTAGAAAAAATCCAACCGATTGCTTTTGACCAGGCTCAGATTACGGACGGTTCTCATCTTTTGGTTTGGGCTGCTTGGGACGGCTATTCTCACAACAGCATCTCCGAAGTTTTCGAAAAAACAACATCTGAAAGAGGAATTCCAAAAGAAACGATGGACGATTACAAAACCAGACTTTGGGGAATGTACGAACCACTTGGAAACGAATGGCACGCTACACATGCAGCAAAACAAGCCTATATCTCTTTTGGATTGGCTATTGCTGCAGCTGCTGAGCAAAAAGTAGATGCAACGCCGATGGAAGGATTTAACAATCAAGCTCTGGATGAATTATTAGGATTCGCTGACAAAGGATTGAAAAGTGTTGTGATTCTGCCTTTGGGCTACAGAGAAGAAAGCGGAGATTGGCTTTTGAATCTTAAAAAATACAGAACACCAAAAGACGAGTTCGTTACTGAAATCAAATAA